The following are encoded together in the Elusimicrobiota bacterium genome:
- a CDS encoding ABC transporter permease — protein sequence MEYIFEGIRQGLQLLYPPKKEILEIVFISLLVSGSATIIASFFGIPIGIFVALKEFKLRRFIIGLFNTWLAIPAVVIGLLVYIFLCRKGPLGVFGFLFTPYAIIIAQSILALPIIIALTVSALKNIAKDIKDLAYSLGASRLQMALTVVKEQKFAFLTAIITGFSRIIGETGMTLMVGGNIKGATRVLTTAISLETMKGNFEFGIALGVVLIFVALMLNIILQIVQGK from the coding sequence ATGGAATATATTTTTGAAGGTATCAGACAGGGATTACAACTTTTGTATCCGCCTAAAAAAGAGATTTTAGAAATCGTTTTTATTTCTCTGCTTGTCTCTGGAAGCGCCACCATCATAGCGAGTTTTTTCGGGATACCCATCGGTATTTTTGTTGCATTAAAAGAATTCAAATTACGCCGTTTCATTATTGGGCTTTTTAATACTTGGCTGGCGATTCCCGCAGTTGTGATTGGGCTTTTGGTTTATATTTTTTTATGCCGGAAAGGTCCGCTTGGTGTTTTCGGATTTCTGTTCACACCTTACGCAATAATCATTGCCCAATCCATTTTAGCGCTGCCAATAATAATTGCATTAACAGTTTCAGCATTAAAAAATATCGCAAAAGATATTAAAGATTTGGCATATTCGCTTGGCGCAAGCAGATTACAGATGGCTTTAACAGTAGTTAAAGAACAGAAGTTTGCCTTTTTGACAGCGATTATCACCGGTTTTTCAAGAATTATAGGCGAAACAGGGATGACGCTTATGGTCGGTGGAAATATCAAAGGCGCAACAAGAGTTCTTACAACTGCAATTTCGCTTGAAACAATGAAAGGCAATTTTGAATTCGGAATCGCATTAGGTGTCGTTCTTATTTTTGTCGCGCTTATGTTAAACATAATTTTACAAATAGTTCAAGGAAAATAA
- a CDS encoding porin, translating into MKKIFWITVFIGWFSRLVFCMETDTNAVEDSPKIKPTGFASVRFTVDTTAGNKDGFTIAQARFGAKGDITKDVAFSFSLEGTNTDTNNNKTLYDIYLDVKSVPYFTLRLGQFKYKFSLENVISDADLELINKSDVISNLVSPTRDIGIELSREFSFSSVKGNIFAGIMNGSGSNQSDENDNKMAVARLVFSPVKGLNLGSSYYDSAISTNTFNKDRIGLEMKYEVETLLCKAEYILGQDDSISEGKKTTTKKEGYYITIGYTMFSSCVLLARYDVWDSSLKTIGKKNSRWTFGINYFLDKNVLLRNNYEQKTESPSVKNDLIMTQLQVKF; encoded by the coding sequence ATGAAAAAGATTTTTTGGATTACGGTTTTTATCGGTTGGTTTTCAAGATTGGTTTTTTGTATGGAAACAGATACAAATGCAGTAGAGGATTCCCCAAAAATCAAACCGACCGGTTTTGCAAGTGTAAGATTTACGGTTGATACCACAGCTGGAAATAAAGACGGGTTTACAATTGCCCAAGCCCGTTTCGGAGCAAAGGGAGATATAACAAAAGATGTGGCTTTTTCGTTCTCGCTTGAAGGTACGAATACGGATACAAACAACAACAAAACACTTTATGATATATATCTGGATGTCAAATCAGTGCCTTATTTTACACTCCGTTTAGGACAGTTCAAGTATAAATTTTCGCTTGAAAATGTGATATCTGATGCGGATTTAGAACTGATAAACAAATCTGATGTGATTAGTAATTTAGTTTCACCGACAAGAGATATCGGGATTGAACTATCGCGCGAGTTTTCTTTTTCATCTGTAAAAGGCAACATTTTTGCAGGTATTATGAATGGTAGCGGGTCAAATCAGTCAGATGAGAATGACAATAAAATGGCTGTTGCTAGATTGGTTTTTAGTCCGGTAAAAGGGCTTAATCTCGGTAGCTCTTATTATGATAGTGCAATAAGCACAAATACATTTAACAAAGATAGAATTGGATTAGAGATGAAATATGAAGTAGAAACTTTATTATGTAAAGCCGAATATATTCTTGGTCAAGATGATTCTATTTCAGAAGGTAAAAAAACTACAACTAAAAAAGAAGGATATTATATTACAATCGGTTACACAATGTTTTCTTCCTGTGTTTTGCTTGCTCGGTATGATGTATGGGATTCCAGTTTGAAAACTATCGGCAAAAAAAACAGCAGATGGACTTTTGGTATAAATTATTTTCTTGATAAGAATGTTCTATTAAGAAATAATTACGAACAAAAAACAGAATCGCCGTCGGTAAAAAACGATTTAATAATGACACAATTACAGGTTAAATTTTAA
- a CDS encoding substrate-binding domain-containing protein, which yields MRLFGRRFRFLSFTIGTFLFVKLGLGSIEAKPKLVLASTTSTLDSGLFDILIPLFEKKYNCKVKIIAVGTGQAIRLAKDGNADVLLVHDRISEEKFVSDGYGTKRLDVMHNDFFVIGPKNDPADIKGLTVLNAFQKVSETKPFFISRGDDSGTHKKELSIWKKLNIKPSGSWYIESGTGMETTLRIANEKVAYTLCDRATWLSHKKEVDALDILVEGDPVLFNPYSVIVVSPSKHPWVKYELAKKFADFIRSSEGQNIIKNYGIDKFGTPLFFPDVIK from the coding sequence ATGAGGTTGTTTGGAAGAAGGTTCCGGTTTTTGTCTTTTACAATCGGGACTTTTTTATTTGTAAAATTGGGTTTAGGCAGTATAGAAGCAAAACCGAAGCTGGTTCTTGCATCAACCACTTCAACTCTGGATTCTGGATTGTTTGATATACTGATTCCACTATTTGAAAAAAAATATAACTGCAAAGTAAAAATAATTGCAGTTGGTACAGGGCAGGCGATTCGGCTGGCAAAAGACGGCAATGCCGATGTTCTTTTGGTTCACGACAGGATATCAGAAGAAAAGTTTGTATCTGATGGCTATGGTACAAAACGGCTGGATGTAATGCACAATGATTTTTTCGTTATTGGTCCGAAAAATGACCCAGCGGATATAAAAGGATTGACAGTATTAAATGCATTCCAGAAAGTATCTGAAACAAAACCATTTTTTATTTCACGCGGCGATGATTCAGGAACACATAAAAAGGAATTAAGTATCTGGAAAAAACTAAACATAAAACCGTCGGGAAGTTGGTATATTGAAAGCGGAACAGGTATGGAAACGACATTAAGGATTGCCAATGAAAAAGTAGCATATACCTTGTGTGATAGAGCAACATGGCTATCTCACAAAAAAGAAGTGGATGCATTGGATATTCTTGTAGAAGGTGACCCTGTATTGTTTAATCCATATTCTGTAATTGTTGTTTCACCGTCAAAACATCCGTGGGTAAAATACGAACTTGCCAAAAAATTTGCTGATTTCATAAGAAGTTCTGAAGGACAAAACATTATCAAAAATTATGGAATTGATAAATTTGGAACTCCTTTATTTTTTCCCGATGTGATAAAATAA